The Chelonia mydas isolate rCheMyd1 chromosome 20, rCheMyd1.pri.v2, whole genome shotgun sequence genome includes the window CAGTCCCATCTATTCTCCTCCTCCCATCACAAATAAAACTGTCACAAAGAGTAGGGTCCCCTCTGCTGGTCCCAcacccttctcccctccaccATGGCCCACTGCGCTGCTCAACTCCATAAACCAACCTCTTCAGCCTGGatccctcctttcccccagaacagtccctccccctccaaaactGCAAACCCACCTGCCTCAGATTcctgtctccctccccacccagggccctCCCTATCCCCCTTCTCCaaccccccaactcctcccccagaGACCCACCTCGCCCTCTTTCCCCGCACAGATCCCTGTGGCCAATGGCTCCTCTCTCACCTCCACCCCACCTGTCATCCCAGAGGTCCTTCACAGCCTTTACTCACAGGCCTCAAtccccttcccctcactccccaagtcccgcccctccctgcccaacccccttaggcccctcccctccagggCCCCAGTCTTCAAGCACCCCCTCCCACGGGGACCCCCCTCAGACTCCTCCCCTCGCGCTCCTGCCATCCCGGGGCCCCTCCCACTCCAAGACCCCCAGAgctcagacccctcccctgccaagCTCGCCCCCTCAGGCCCCGCCTCGGGGCCCCTGTCACCCCCACGGCCCCTCCTCTCGCGGCCCCCCCTTACTGGGCCGGGCCCGGGCTGGGCTGATCTCCAGGTTCAGGTCGATCTTCCGCCGGGCCTCCCGATTCTCCTGCTTCAGCTTGGCCTCCAGGCGGGACAGTTTCTGCTCCAGCGAGGACGCCGCCATCTTCCCCCGGAGCCAGCGCCGCCTCGCAGCCAGAATACACAAACACCACGCTGCGCAGGCGCGGCATGAGCCCGTCGAGGCACCGTAGCTCCTGGCGAGCCACGCTGCGCAGGCGCGGGGTTGAACCAGCTGCGCCGCCGTAATCCCGCCACACACCCACCACCGACGAGGGGCGTTTGTACGCATGCGTCCGCGCCGAGCTCTccgacagcgccccctgccggttGAGGTGAGGTCTTCGGACTGAAAAGGGACCGCTGTGCGTGCGATTCTGGTGCCCTCTTGTGGTTGTTCGTGGGTATTTCAGCCTGCTCATCCTGTGTCGGACAACTCTTAATGCGCATGCGCCCCCAGCCAGCTTGTTGGAGGCTTCAGGGCCTGGGTTTTAGAGAAACCCTCCTACGggaaccctccccctccccctccccggggaccctgcccctccccctcctctctcagcctagggaccctgcccctccccctcctctctcagcCTAGGCACCCTCCCGGgggaccctccccctcccccctcagcctaggcaccctccccctccccggggaccctgcccctcctctctcagcctaggcaccctccccctccccggggaccctgccccccccctcccgctcctCTCTCAGCCTAGGGACCCTCCCCCTCCCGGGGGAGCCTGCCCCTCCTCTCTCAGCCTaggcaccctccccctccccggggaccctgccccccccccccgctcctctctCAGCcgagggaccccccccccccccgactctccctcctcccccagcgtGGGAAACCTGCCTCTCCCCCAACACTCCCTAGTCTAGCAGTTGTGCCTCCCCCTAACACCCATCTGGTCTGGGAGTCCTGGGGACTCCCCGTCCCCAGTCTGCTGACTCCTGGGGAAATCCCCCCCATTCAGGGGCCACCCAGCTCCTCTGAGGCGGGGAGCTGGGCTCCAAATAAACCTCATGTCCCGCcagcagaatggagagagagagcgaCAGTGCACCTCACAGCCTTGCACAATAGCGGGACAGGTTGTGGCTCAGGGCCCCAAAGCCAGGGCCGGGCTGGAGCAGACCAGGCTAAGAGGGGCTGGGGTACCAGACTGGGGATGTGCTCACCCCTGGGGCGTGCTATGGTGCTTTTATCCGACAGAGAGATGGACGTGATTGCAGAGGGGGGAAGAAGTGGATCCAAAACTCCCAGCAGGATAGGAATGGGGCATTTGCTCTGGGCGTGACAGCCCACCTGGCTGCCTGAGGCTTCCAGTGCACCGAGGTGTGGGCCCGGTGGTGTCTGATTGGGCTAGTTAAAAACGTGGCATCTCCCCCAAAGGAGCCACAGAAAGTTCTAGCTGGGGCTGGTTGTCACAtcaaagccagattttcagaagaactcgGGGCCAGATTTCACTGCTCCCTCAcccaaaatggatttttccccacccccccttgtGGGGCTCACCCCCTGCATAGGGGCCACATTCTCCCCTGGAGCCTACTCCCCACCCATTAGGACCCAGATTCCACCCTATGGCTCACCCCCCAAAACAGAGAACCCAGATTCTCCTTGCCCAGAATGGGGGGCCCTGTccgtccccaccccaccctgctcagtgcccagcagctcccattgcggCACGTGACAGCCATCTTTTCAAATGAGCTCAAAACGCCAGTGTTCAAGGGCGCTTGAAAATCTGACCGTGCATCCCTCAAGCCCCGAGCCTGCACGAGTTTTGTGGGACAGGATCCTGGTGCAGGATTTGGGCCTGGGCCCCTGGGCTGCTCGCCTCACTCAGAGGAGAGCTCCAAAAATGCactaaaacaggggttctcacaaccaattttttggtggcctcagagtgcggccaccaactcttgctggtggccgcacctgcactttttcctaaaattatttatttttcctaaagttaattaagtaatACGCATATATATAAATCCAAATCATTGTCCTTTATTTATgtaagggttgttttttttttgcagacccAACAATAAAAACATGCACAGttatctctattctttactggacctaacagaacagaaacacaaataaggtgctttgcacgttcttgtcttttttattattgtttcttttgctttttttggtaaAAGTGGTTGTATAacaattctgaagtaaattttaaaatgcttttacgtaatagaagtccaaataataattaaaaacatatcTGGCTGGcttggtctggggaggggaggagaggggaggggagaggaagggaggcaCGGCTGcggctggccaggggctcctccgggcaggtgtgggggggtgggtctCATGGCTGCGGCCAGCCCAGGGCTTCCCCACTCACCTCCCACCTCCTCACTCCACCCTCGCCACCTCTCTGCACCCCTGCTCGCCTCCTcactccacccccagcacctctctcCACCCCCGCTCACCTCCCACCACCTCTCTCCACCCCCGCTAGCCTCCCACCACCTCTCTGCACTCCCGCTCGCCTCCCACcacctctctccacccccaccacctctctgcaccccagctcgcctcccaccacctctctccacccccaccacctctCTGCACCCCCGCTCACCTCCCGCCTCCTCACTCCACCTccactcacctcctcactccACCCCCACTCGCCTCCCGCcacctcactccatccccaccacCTCTCTCCACCCCCGCTAGCCTCCCACCACCTCTCTCCAGCCCCGCTTGCTTTCCGCCTCctcactccacccccactcacctcccaccacctcacccccccccccggcttgccTCCTCACTCCACCGCCACTCGcctcctcagcccccctccccccgcttgcAGCCAGATTCCCACCCGCCCCCgtcaccctgctgctggctggtcgCTCGCCTCCTTACTCCTCCACCAGGGCCCCCCCCATCACTGCCAttcgcctcctcccccccccggatCCTGCccactcacctcctcaccccactgTCCGCCCACTGCTCGCCTCCTCACAACGCCGCTCACAGccagacccccctgcccacctcctcaccctgctgctggctggccgCTCGCCTCCCTACTCCTCCGCCAGGGCCCCCCACCCGCCACTGGCCtcgtcaccccccccccgcccgctgccGCCGCCTCACCTGCTCCTTAAGCGTTGTGTGTCCCCCCTGTGTCTCCAGAGAGGCAGCACATGCCGGAGCAACAGGGCGGACAGGGAGGGACTGATGCTGCACAGAAAACTGCCGTGGCCGCAGGGAAACCCCCTGGTGGCCACAGGCGGCCACGGTGGCCGCATCGGAGAAATGGTGCACGGACACATGACTCGTTTTGTTTTTAGGTTGGCTGAGAGATTCCCTCCCTTGTCCTCGTCCCCCTCTCCCTTGCATTTGAAATGTGTGCCTTGTGGGGCTCTACGCTCTTGCTGCTCCCTAATAagccagtggaactcactgccacaaggtacCACTGAAGCCAGGAACAATGCAGGTTTGGATGTTTCCACGGGTAACGGAAACGTCCAGAGTTAGAATAGCAAATACTACAACACAGTGGAGTTTAGGGACAGATTTGCTGCTCCAGGGCATGGGCTGTTGGGGGCTAGGAGGAATCTTCCCCTGGGTCCAGGTTACTCCATTGCTGTCCACTGGGTGCCTCCTTCCACCTTCTTCTGAAGTCGCTGGTGTCGGCCACTGTAGGAGTCTGGGCTAGATGCGCCCCCTGCTGCAATCCAGTCTGGctattccagtgtttcatgtGAGGATTTCAAGGGGCTGGTGTCCACACTGATTAATGGAGCCCCCTCTGGCCCAGTGTCCCATGGCGTGAGAGGAGGTAAGGAGCTTATCTGTGCTGACTTGGGTCATATCCTCCTTGTTGCCTCATATCCAGGGGGGAAGCACTGGGTATTTTGGGGAAGGTGTCGTTCCTCCTCTAGGCCATAGGGTGGCCCTGTAGCCCCTCCACAGCAGATCTCCTGGTTCTGCAGGTGTAACAGGCTATGGATCCACAGGGCAGCTTTCTCCTAAGCCCGGTTGTCCAGGGAGACACCATGGAGCTGGGCTGTGCAGGGAGAGCCCatccccccagcctgggctgccccCCTTCAGTTGCCACCCCAGATTCAGCTGCACCCAAGCCCCTTTGTGAGCAAGGAGCATGAGCCAGGGTTGCCCTACTCGGGTGGGGGCTAGATTTTGCTCTGTGGTTATGATGCAGCAGGTGCTATACTTGGTACAGATGCAGCCACCTGGACAAGGGGGCTCCATGACCAGCAAGGTCTCCGGAGACCCGGTGCCTGGGCTCTGTCCACTTGCTGCTGCTAACCAAGATCTCCTCCCTGTGCCCCGGAGCTACAGACCAGCCACATAACAGGCTCCCCAGCTGTCCACCCCCCAGGGACGTTGCTGGAGCAGCCAAAGGCCTCACAGGGGAGAGAGCAGAGACGGGTGTGGCGAGCACCTGCTTCACGTGAGACGGCAGGGTCTCGAAGAGGGTGTTGTCCACACTCAGCCCAGTCTGCTTAAGCAGGGAGCAGCAGCCTAGCTTAAGTGGGAGTGACTCCAAGGGGCTCCCTGTCAGCTCCAGCCTGGAGAGTAGCACTAACCTCCCAATCTCAGCCAGCACCGTGGTCAAAGCGTTGTCCGCCAGCTGCAAAGATGTTAGCTCCAGACAGGCAAAGAGCTGGCTGGGCAATGCCCTGATCCTGTTGCCGGTGATGGAGAGGTGCTGCAGCGTCCCCAGCTGGCCAGTCTCCGCAGGAAGGAGACGAAGGAGGTTGTGGCTGAGGTCCAGGTGCCTGAGTCTCTTCAGGGTGAACAAGGCATGGGGCAGAGACTCCAGCTCGTTGTGGGATAGCACCAGCTCCTCCAGGCTGCCCGCTGCCCCAGTGGAAGCGGACAGGGTGGCGATGCGGTTGTGCGACAGCTTCAGGCAGGTGAGCTGTGCCAGATGCTGGAAGCCAGTCCCCTCCTCAAGGCTGCGgatgccactgaaatgcagaccCAGCCTCCGCAGGCCGGTTACGTGCCAGACCATCGGTGGGATCCTCTCCAGCTGGCAGCAgagcagctccagctgctggaggatGCTTGTCCTCTTCAGGACCCCCCAATGCCTCCAGCTTGGTCCCGTCGTTCTGGATGCAGAGATGGCGGAGGTGGGTGGACATAGAGCAAGGAAGCTTGGTCAGCTTGGTCTGGAGCAGCAAAATCTCCAGGCTCCGGAGCTCCAAGAGAGCCTCCAGGGCCAGCACGTTGGAGCAGAGGTGACTGGAGAGATGCAGCTGGCGCAAGTTCTTCAAGGAGTAAAGCCAGGAGGGGATCTTGGTGATGTCAGTGAATTGGACGTGCAGCCCCCTGAGCCGTTCCTGCAGGAAAGCCAAAGCCATGGGCTCCATCATGGCTGggcagcagtacagctgcagcTCAGACAGCACCCCCatctggaccaccttggcagagAGCTTCACCTCCACCACGCACTCCAGCCACAGCACTTCCAGGTCTGCCTTCTGATAgacagcctggggcagagccggaaGGGCACAGAGCCTCAGCTCCAGCCGGCCCCAAGCCGTCCCTCCCCACCTGCCGCCGCAGCTCCCCATAGTCCCTGCGGTGCTCCTGTCCGATCTCCAGCAGTTGGCTCTCGCTGATGGTGGAGAGGAAGATGGCAATCCTCTTGGAGCAGAGCGGGTCATACTGGTCAGCCATGTGCAGCAGGAAGGCCAAGTCATTGCAGACATTGGGGACAGACCTGAAGTTGCTCTCCTCGCTGGCTCGCCCAAAGGAATACTCCCTGAGCGGCCTCCGGAGGAGCCAGTAGAGGGTGTAGACCCCCACCAGCCCACTGAGCAGCACCAGGGCCAGGTagctcagcagcagcttctgcagGATGTAGGCCAGGCTGTGGGTGCAGGAGAAGGTGGCGTGGCCAGCAAGGTCCTCCAGGCCCGGCCGGCACATGTGCCTGAAAGCAATGGTGCCGGCAGAGCTGGAGGCGTAGCCCAGCACGGCCAAGAACTTTGCCACCTTGAACACCGTCTGCCCCACGTAGACCCAGTAGAGGAGGCTGGCAGCTTCAGTGTGCACCCGGAAGGTGCGGATCTTCTCAAAGAGTGCCTTGGCCTGCTCCCTGTCCTTCCGGTCCAGGATGGTGGCGCTAGGGAAGGAGGATGCCTGCTCCGCCTGAGAGCCAGCGCCAACCTGAGAGATCTGGGCACAGCAGGGTTTCATCCGGCCAAGCTTGCCTTCCGAGGGCTGGCAGGCTGTCTCCGAGAGAGCCTTGGTTGTCCATGGTGAGTGGAAGCACTTCCGGAGGATGGAGAGGAACAGCTCGATCCTGGAGGAGGTCTTGGGGTATATGAACCAGAAGTTGTTACAGACCATCAAGAGCAGCGCGTTCAGGAGGGCCAGGTATGGGGAGTGCCACGGCAGCGCCTGGTGGTAGCAGACCTGGCCAATGTACAGGTACTGCTGGTAGTCAAGGTTGGTTGGGTGTCCACTGTGGGCAGCAGGAAGTTTCCTCCTGGTGCCGACCGGAGTAGCGTCAGGTTCTGGGCCACCCAGAGGCCCTAAGGCAGGTCTGGGAGCTGGGGACCCACTTGCAGCCATGCTGGTCCTGCCGACAGGCAGGCACACCACCTGATCTGTGGAGATCAGCAATGTCCCTGCGATGATGGAGATGGCCAACATTGCCAGGACCAAGTAGTCGGTGAAAACGTCCCACCAGGGCTTCAGAGTACTGAACGGGGCCCGGCCGTCACTCAGGCAGGCCACTTCCGTCAGGGAAAacatggctggggggagggaaaggataaGGGTCAGTGGCTTAGAGGTGTTCTGAGCCTGGGTTGGTCCTTGGgagatcctggctctgccacagactccctctaGGATCTTGGTCACATCACTtcgtctccctgtgcctcagtttctccatctgtagaatgggataATGATCCTTCCTTTGCCTATTTAATCTGTGAGCTCTTTGGACTAGGGACTGTCTCTGACTGGGTATCTGTGCAGCACCCtgcaaaggggccctgatctcagctgggacagggactgtctctcactgtgtgtctgtgcagcacctggcacaatggagcctctaagtgctaccataatacacctaacaGAGAAACAGTTAATGGCATAGAAAGCCTTGAATGTGGAGGTTCTAAGATAGTGAAGAGACATGAGGGGTGGGTGCTGGGCATTCCCCAGGGTCCcctgcccttttgccaccccgcAAAAGGGCCGGCACATGTGCTGCTTCCATGTTTGCTCAGTGATGAGGTTCCACCCTTCTCCTCTTGCCTCTGTCTTCTAGGAGACATTTGAGGGCCTGCTGGTCAAAGAAGCTGAGAACCCTGAGCTCAGCTGGGgccctgtgatgaagtgggaattttttgctgtgtgtgtctcagttttcctcCATACTTTGCATCGCAAACCAGTGGGGGAAAGGGCCAGGACACGAGCCCTGAGGCATGTGTCTCACCTTGCTGTCTGGGGTGGACTGAATGGCTCATTGAAGGACTGGCTGGAAACCAAAAAGACAGTGGGAACCCCAGCGGCCAGCACGTCCACAGCTAGCAACCAGAGGGAGTTCCCCACTTCTCCACTTCCCAGTCCAAGGCCCCAGCTCAAGAACAAAGGGAAAGGGGTGAGGTGGCAGGGAAAGTGCTGTAGCCAGGGCTCTCACCTGGGTCTGACAGAGAGAGAGCCTGAAATGGAGCCCACGGCTGCTTGGCTGGGTGGGGTGCTGGCTTGGCAAGGTGGATACGTCTtaacctttgcttctctgtgctcACCTAAGGACTTCCCATGCTGTGTTCTGGCTGAGTAATAGACCCGACTGTTTGTAAAGGCTGCTTGGTGTCACTGCAAATCTTTCCCAGGGTGTGTTGGGCCCTGAGGAGTGAGCAAGTCTCTGGCCCGGCATATGTCCCAGTTGGACTCTCTGGGCAAAGCTCCATGGGGTGAAGCAGTAcggctggagcccaggggctcAGTCTCAGAGACGGGGAGGTTGCGTGGGCTAACCTAAAGGAAGAGTGGGACCCCATGGGGGCTCTGCCACACTGAAGGGGTCCTCCAAGGGCCTGTTTAAAAGCAGGGGTGTAGCAGTGCCAGCCTGCAGTCCCTCTGGCCACCCACTCCTGGGGTTGGTAGATTCAGAGCTCTGGACCAGGTGATCCCCTTAATAACCATCTTGCCACTGTAGCCCTTTGCTCTGCCACCTCCCCACAGGATCCTGCccaacagagagagggagaaacttGGCAGAAGGGCTGCCCTGCAGTTTGAATGCACAGGAGTGGGCGAGAGGAGGGGAACCAGCACTGAAATGATGTAGCAGAGGAGGGGTTAAATGTTGCACTCTGCCTATGGAGTGGTGCCCTGACTTTGTGTCTCAGCGAGGGCCTAGCACCTTCCCATGACTGCTCTCACCAAGGGGATAAAGGacttactgctgctgctggctctgggagcggCTCCCTTAGCTTATGAGGCAGCTGCCTGGCTTTGCGATGCTGTCGGGCAAGAGGTTCAGTCCTGGCTCTGCGTATGAATCACTGCTCTGTTCACAGGAGGTGGATGTGCAAAGTGCCCAGCTCCTCCTGGCAGAACCAGCCCCCTCTCACGTGGGGCACCTGAATCCAGGCATCTCGTCTCTTGGGAGCCCAAGCCAGCATCAGGCGCCAATGGAGGAAGGTATTTCACCTCCCAGAGTCTGAGCTCatgcacaccccatccctcccTAGCAGGGCTGAGAAGGACCAATGGATGTAGGCCCTAGACTTACGagccttctcctctcctcccacgaAGGACGTCGCTCACTTCGTCCCCTGATTTCCCTCCACCCTGCTCAGATCCACCCTGATCTCATGCCGGTAGAGTGAACCACTGACATCCGAAAGGCTAGATCTTAAATGGAGTGGTGTGGCctagagtcaggactcctgggctctctccccagctctggcaggggagtggggtctgacGGTTACAGCAGCAGGGGCTGAGTGTCAGGACTGTTGCTGGGACGGTTATTGTTCCAAACCATATGAAGCGCAGTTGGGGTGAGAGAATTAAATGCAATTCTAACAATTCTTTGCCTTCTCATCAGAAAGAGTTGACAATGTCCCAGCCAGGGGACGAATCCCCACACCTGTCTCACCACGGGCAGCCCAGAGCGATGCCATGATGTGTCCAGCCTCACACAGGGAGtggctggcagagccaggactccagAACCACAGGCCAATGCGCTAACCACACAGCTGCCCTTGGCCACCTGCTTACCTGGGGCAAGGCATGTAAACCAGCTCGGATCCCTGGCACTTCCAGTGCTCTGAATAGGATCGGTTTCCCCAACCAGCCAGCTGCTCCTACCAGCTGGATTTTCAccaacaccctcccccctccaaaacctttcccagcacccagggTGGTGCAGGTACCTCCTCCCAGCTACAGAAGTAGctcatcccctccccactgctgcgGAAACAGAACCAGATCTCCGTCTCCATGGGGCCGGATCCCTGTCGCCGTGGGACACCCTCTTGAACAGCTGGCTTTGGCTCTGGCCCCCTTTGGGGTTAGTCCAGggatgttttttggggggagaaaagggaacgagagagagagactggaagaaggagagagaaagagggagaggaatggCCCATGACCCAGAAGAGAACAAAGTTTTCTCTCCCTGCAACTAACTGAGTTCTTTATTGCCCCTCAGCTCTGctaaccgctccctgccccacaccaatCCCAGGGGGAGCCCCTTACTCATAcccagcagcctccccacccGCTCAGGCCCGATCCTGCCCGGCAGCAGGGGGTCTGGCCCCGCTCTCCGGCCCTGGGAACAGCCCCAGAGAACCTCGAACCCTTTCCTTCCCACCTCCTGCCTCTCCTCATCCAGGCCCCCTCCCCTCACCTGCTGCTCAGCCTGGGGCTGCCGCTTGCCCTAGATCCTTGCTCCACCAAGTCTCTTCTCTACAGGGAAGAGTCtcctccagcccccgccccagtcTTGGCCGGGGGCCTGGATtgtccccagccggagccctccacATCCGTCCCATTGGAGtggctctctctctcctgtctccATGGCAgctccagggagcaggggaaggattgTGGAAGGAGGGAGCGTGACTTCCTCATTTGTTTCATGGGCCGGCTGGGAAGAGCTGTGTTAGCAAAAGGATCCAGCCAACTCTAACCCAAAGCACTTCCCTCATTAA containing:
- the LOC102932093 gene encoding LOW QUALITY PROTEIN: volume-regulated anion channel subunit LRRC8D-like (The sequence of the model RefSeq protein was modified relative to this genomic sequence to represent the inferred CDS: deleted 2 bases in 2 codons) — protein: MFSLTEVACLSDGRAPFSTLKPWWDVFTDYLVLAMLAISIIAGTLLISTDQVVCLPVGRTSMAASGSPAPRPALGPLGGPEPDATPVGTRRKLPAAHSGHPTNLDYQQYLYIGQVCYHQALPWHSPYLALLNALLLMVCNNFWFIYPKTSSRIELFLSILRKCFHSPWTTKALSETACQPSEGKLGRMKPCCAQISQVGAGSQAEQASSFPSATILDRKDREQAKALFEKIRTFRVHTEAASLLYWVYVGQTVFKVAKFLAVLGYASSSAGTIAFRHMCRPGLEDLAGHATFSCTHSLAYILQKLLLSYLALVLLSGLVGVYTLYWLLRRPLREYSFGRASEESNFRSVPNVCNDLAFLLHMADQYDPLCSKRIAIFLSTISESQLLEIGQEHRRDYGELRRQVGRDAWGRLELRLCALPALPQAVYQKADLEVLWLECVVEVKLSAKVVQMGVLSELQLYCCPAMMEPMALAFLQERLRGLHVQFTDITKIPSWLYSLKNLRQLHLSSHLCSNVLALEALLELRSLEILLLQTKLTKLPCSMSTHLRHLCIQNDGTKLEALGVLKRTSILQQLELLCCQLERIPPMVWHVTGLRRLGLHFSGIRSLEEGTGFQHLAQLTCLKLSHNRIATLSASTGAAGSLEELVLSHNELESLPHALFTLKRLRHLDLSHNLLRLLPAETGQLGTLQHLSITGNRIRALPSQLFACLELTSLQLADNALTTVLAEIGRLVLLSRLELTGSPLESLPLKLGCCSLLKQTGLSVDNTLFETLPSHVKQVLATPVSALSPVRPLAAPATSLGGGQLGSLLCGWSVAPGHREEILVSSSKWTEPRHRVSGDLAGHGAPLSRWLHLYQV